The Sus scrofa isolate TJ Tabasco breed Duroc chromosome 4, Sscrofa11.1, whole genome shotgun sequence genomic sequence CTGCTGGCTCTGAAATGAGCAGAGAAGAACCAATATCTGGTCTTTAGTTATTGTCTAAACCTCATCACTATTTGTTTGAATAAATAACCTCTTAGATTTTCTAAGTGGGACCTAGGAAGATATATTTATCCAACTAAAGAGAAATGGAAGGTTTTGAACTAATTTACGGATTTGGGGGAGTGTCATCAGTGGTATCTTGAGACTATTCTCTTAGCTATCAGGAACACAcagagcacacagtaggtgctcaacagaTCACAGTAGGCTAATGAATGGTGTCCAGGGAGGCAGATCTGTTTCCTGCTGTGGGAGGACTCTCACTCCAGATTCTATTCCTAGTCCTGCTCTTTTTCTCTACCACTGTGACCCTCagtttatttatgtaaaatacaaGAATCCCTGATCATCTCTTGGGATTATTGagggcaaaatgaaaacatagatgTGAACATGTTTTGCAAAGTCCTAGGTACTGCATAGGGCTTACAATGCAGTGAGGCAGTGATGTAGCTTTAGAGTGGCCAGAAAACGTTGTCTCTGATCCACATACACACTTTGGGGGAGTCCCGAGTCCCCTAGAATCCTGGGCCCCATCAGTCTAAGAAGTCTTCGGGGAGCTGACACCCCAGGCAACCCCTCGTGAGGGGTCCAAACACCCTGAGTTCCCTTTGGTAGGCAGCTGGAGGACTCTTAAGAAGCAGACAGGTTCTATTAAAAAACTCAGGGCTTCCCTTCTCTGAAGGTTAGCACTGGGCCCAGGGATACCCCTACCCTGAAAGGCCCCTTTTGTTTCCAACTTGGGAGAAATTGTGGGATCAACATAGCTCATTTCCAGTGTTGCCTTaatgtctccatttctttttcacaCTCTCACTGTCTCTGTTAACTCATTTTATCTGtgtaagcacacacacacacatttaactaaaacacttttttttccccccaaacctTCTGTATTAGTCAGGATGAGCTAagcttgtcttttaaaaaatttttttcacaataacaacaacaacaacaacaacaacaaaaaaatttttttttcacacagtgGAACCACTTGACCTTCTTGGACTCTAGACATCCAAGTTTGTCTCTAGAACCAAACAGTCCCTGAATCTCAGTGGAGTAACATGCTACTGCACTGCTTATTTCTCACTCATTGAACCTAGCCAGTGTGGTATAGGAGGAGGTCTCTGCTTACCTTTGTCTTTCAAAGACGCAGGTGATACAGGTGGCTTCTCAATCAAAACTTCATTATAACAAAAGCAAGACAGAAAAACCCATGGAAGACCACATGCCGGGGTGTGGAGCGTCTGCCCAGACGTGACCCATGTTGCTTCCACTCATATTTGGCCAAAGGGAGTCATGTGGCTGTTCCTAACTGTAAAGGGATCTTCCCTATTGCACTGGCTTTCACCTGCGGTGGAGCATTGGTTGGAATTTTTCCTTTTGGACCGAGGCATGGTCATCTGGCCCCATCTCTAGTGGGGCACTGGTTGAGAATTTCTCTATTCGGAGCTAGGGAACAGATGCTGAGAGGTTATTCTGCATTGCGTGGGTTGGCTGTTTGCTTGGTATTTGATAACAGCGCCGTGAATAGTTAAGTAGGAGTGATCAAAGCTCAGGTCCATCTTGTAGTCCCCTCTGGTGTATCTACAACAGTGGGAGATCTTCAACTCTGTTCTCTTGAATTAAAGAAAATCGTATTTTATTGTAACCCTGGGCTTCAGTACTCCTTGGGATAAGGAGAACAATGGCTGCTAATGGCTCTCTAAATTATAACACCactggtgttcctgctgtggtgtggcgagttggggatccagcattgtctgtgCAGTATCATGtgttagtgggttggggatccggtgttgctgcagctgtggagtatgTCCTGACttcagctcaggtttgatccctggcttgggagcttccatatgctgcaggtgtggctgataaataaataaacaccatcTTTAACTAAAACTGTTTCGtagaagggaaggaaaatgggATGAGATTTCTTATGTATAGGCTTTTGCATAAAAGTGAGCCTTTTGGAATTGGTTTGGCTTTTatcttgggtgtgtgtgtgtctctgtacCTGAGTCTGAATCCTGTTCTCTCTTCCAGCTTTTGATCTTCATTAGGGGTCCTTGTAAGTTGACTGTTGATTCAAGTTCATCTGGAAGTGAGGCATGGAAATGTGAGTGAGTGATCTGTATCACCATAAATGATCTACCCAGGCTACTAGGAATTTTAATCATCTGTGACCCtgaaattaaaggggaaaaaagaggttTTTATACTCAAGCAGGAAAACTGTGATACCTTTGTCTGTGTCTGTACCTGTGTaggtttggcctcactgtgcctCAGGCACATGAACTTGGGTTCAACAACAATaagaaacctgaaaaaaaagTTGCTGATGTACAAACCCACTTGACCTTCAATTAGCACCATTTGTGTAGCTGAAGGGGTTTACTCCCCAGGATGTCTGTTAAATTGAAGGACCAAGATTCCCTTACAAGCACCACCTCCTTGAAGTTActctcgtggcgcagtggttaacaaatccgactaggaaccatgatgttgagggtttgatccctggcctccgctcagcgggttaaggatctggcgttgccgtgagctgtggtgtaggtcgcagacgcggctcggatcctgcgttgccgtggctgtggtgtaagtgggtGGCTACAgttgcgattagacccctagcctgggaacctccatatgccgcgggagcggctcaagaaaaggcaaacaaactaacaaaaagcCCACTTCCTTGACGGTCTGTCCTAATAATAGCAGAGCCTAGTACATAGTAATTAATGTTGAATATATGTTGAATCAATATTATGTATCTTTTGTGTCCCTATGACTTTCACAGTGCTTGCTGAGATGACTTAAATAATGCAGTATAAATCCAGGTTATTACAACAAAAACCCCTAAGGCACAAGAGACTTTCTTTCACATATCACTTTCCATAACCTTTCAGATGCCTTTCTTTACTTGTCTTTTACCAAAAATCCACACAAATATTTCCATCAAAACTTGCTCAGTTCTGCCCAGCAGGCAGTTGGTTTTGGAGCAGCTGGGTCACATCTTCATGATAGCTTCCACTGCTTGGAATTGGTGTTGATCTGTTTACCTATGTCTCATCTGCTGGGCTGTGAACTCCTGGAACTTGGCAGTCTCGTTACTCAAACAAGCGGCTAGACGTGTAAAGGTagtcatcataataaaaatgtcgGTTTGTGCACATAGTTGGAGCAATCCATGCCCAGGTTGACTTGTGCTGTCTTTGTAggatacactttttaaaaattcacatattgAATCTCTTTGAACTCCCTAATAAGTTCATATCAATCCTGTGTATGAGTAAGGTCAATATCTCCAGTTTACCAAGGAAAGTGACTCGGAAGATCAAGCTTTAAATCCAAGGTTGtacaggaaaaagacaaaacttcaGCTGTGAACGGCGAGAGACGCGCCGGAGGCCTTTTGAACTCTTTCGGCCACCGTCGCGGGatcctctctgcttcctttatCTTTGCGCCTGCGCGGTGCTGGAACCCCGTCCATTTCTCCGTCAGTCTGCAAGGACGTTGTTGTGGAGGTGAGTCCTGTTACTTTTGCGTCTCTCGTTTGGTTTCACCTTATTGCCGCCTCCCGCTGCCGGCCCTTGGTCTGCTTTGGAGTTGAGTCGTGACTCTGCATTTTTGCGGTCGGGAAACTTGGGCCCTCTGGCCCGCTTCAACCCCAGCACGCTCTTGTGGCAGTTTCTGGGGGGAAGTGGGCAGGCGGCGGGGACCCACAGGGGTCAGGTTTGCTCCGGGGGCCTAGAGGAACCGCCGAGCGCTTCGGAGGCGGCCGGCTCGGCCCGGTGTTCGCtgtgtttttttctccattcattgTGACCTTGGTTGTGTCTTTTGACCTGTCTGATCCCAGTGTTTTCACCCGCAAAAAGGGAGGGTGATTTCTTCCTCATTCTGGCCTGAGGCGTGAGGAGCAACGTCGGCACTCGGCCTGCGTCAGCTTTGCGGTAGCCTTTGTGATTAGAGCTGGGAAGCTGCAGGAGGGCCTCCGTGCCTGTGGCTGGAGGTCAGCGGTGGGCCTCCTGCAGCTTCTCCGCGCGCTCACGGCCTTTGCGCCTCGGCCCCTGCGGCTCACGCAGGAGAGCTCAGAAGCCGGCCCACGCGCCGCGGGTCACAAAGCGGGCCTTGCAGGCCCTGCGGGGGTCCCGGCCGAGTCTTAGCCGTTGACCGCCTGACCTTGAAATAGTTGTGTAATCTTCATGCGTCCCGTTTTTCTCAGTAAAATGGAATAACTGCCCCACAGAGTTGTCTCGagggttaaataaatgaattggtAGTAAATTTATAGAGTAAATGCCAGAAATGTGTTTACACTTATATCAGTCCAGAGCTGCTATTAATTTTTACTGTAGTTGCGGGaggtttttgtcatttttcttccctGGCTAGTGTTGGGCCGCGATTGTCTTGATTATTTGATGTTCATtcagccgggggcggggggtatTGGAGATGAAACTGGCTAAGCCAGCAAAGACCTTAGGCTTTGGGGGCGTAGTCGGTCCGCTCTCCTGCCTGGGCCTCGAGGTGACAAAATGTATTATGCAGAAGCATTCTTTAGGTGTCGTATGTCCTAAGAgttgtttcttattattttagcTGTCAAGGAGAAAAATTACCATGGCTACTAGTTCTTTGACCAAACCTCAGATGCGTGGCCTTCTGGCCAAGCGTCTGCGATTTCATATTGTTGGAGCATTCATTGTCTCATTGGGGGTTGCAACTTTCTATAAGGtatgtatatttgatttttttactttgtgcTCATGGTCCAAAGATGtgcttttaaatttgaaaatgtattttattttcataaagagtttagagctttttaaaaggaatttcctCTTTAATGTGCTCTCTTCCTCTTACTCTTTCACTGTTCACCTCAGTGTGACACCTCATATGCCCCGGATGGCTTTTCCTCCATCTTTAAATGaagctgtattagtttgctagagctgccataacaaagtacaacaaactgggtggcttccacaaatagaaggttttttttttgaaggctgaaaatccaagatcaagatgtctCTGGGGTTGATTTCTTCTCAGGCATCTCTCCTTGACtttgtagatggctgtcttcctCTCATCACAGGGTCCTATGTGTGTTAGCATGACTGAATTTTCTCCTCCTGTAAGGATGCTGGTTGTGTTGAATTAGGACCCATCCTaaggacctcattttaactttacCTCCTTAAGGGCCTTAATAATAGGGTTCAAGTTTAAAGGTTAATACAAACTTGGTTTATGTTGTCTTTAGATATTTTTGTGATGATCTGTAAAATAAATCCTAATGTGGTATGCTGCGTTTTAGTTTGCTGTGGCTGAACCAAGAAAGAAGGCATACGCAGATTTCTACAGAAATTATGATTCCATGAAAGATTTTGAGGAGATGAGGAAGGCTGGTATCTTTCAGAGTGCGAAGTGATTTTGGAATGTAAAGGTAATAAGGTTATTTGAAGTTactgtattaaattttaattagggcaaaatacataaaatacaccaTTTTGCTATCTTAACTGTttgtaagtgtacagttcagtgttGACAAGTACATTTATATTGTTGTATAACCAATCTTCAGAATTCTTTTTCATCATGCAAAACTGACCCTCTGTATCCATTAAATATTTCCGCCTTCCCCGGCAGtcaccattctactttttgtctaGATATCTCATGTAAGTGTAATTATAtgtttttgtgactggcttatttcacttcgtGTAATGTCCTCAAGGTGTGTAAGAAGGCtaaataatccattttatttaatccacATTTTGTTTAATCATCTATTAATGGACACTTGGATTTCCACACTATTGGCTGTTGAACAACTGCTGTGATGTGTGCAGTTATCTCTTTTGATAGGCTGCTTTCAGTACTTTTGAGTATATACCAGAAGTGgagttgctagatcatatggtagttctatttttaattttttaaggaactggccTACTATTTTACTAGTGGCTGCATTGGTTTACACTCCACCAGCTTCTGTGTACAAGGGTCCCATTACTCCACACCCTtgaacacttgttttttttttttttttttttattttcccactgtacagaaagggggtcaggttatccttagatgtatacattgcagttacagttttttcccccaccctttcttctgttgcgacatgagtatctagacatagttctcaatgctattcagcaggatctccttgtaaatctattctaggttgtgtttgataagcccaagctcccgatccctccccctccctccccctcccatcaggcaaccacaagtctcttctccaagtccatgattttcttttctgaggagatgttcatttgtgctggatattagattccagttataagtgatatcatatggtatttgtctttgtctttctggctcatttcactcagtatgagattctctagttccatccatgttgctgcaaatggcatgatgtcatcctttttcatggctgagtagtattccattgtgtatatataccacatcttccgaatccagtcatctcttgatggacatttggattgtttccatgtcctggctattgtgaatagtgctgcaatgaacatgcaggtgcacgtgtctcttttaagtagaggtTTGTCCGgctagatgcccaagagtgggattgcagggtcatatggaagttctatgtatagatttctaaggtatctccacactgttctccatagtggctgtaccagtttacattcccaccagcagtgcaggagggttcccttttctccacagcccctccagcacttgttatttgtggatttattaatgatggccattctgactggtgtgaggtggtatctcatggtagttttgatttgcatttctcttataatcagcgatgttgagcattttttcatgtgtttgttggccatctgtatatcttccttggagaaatgtctattcaggtcttttgcccatttttccattgattgattggtttttttgctgttgggttgtataagttgcttatatattctagagattaagcccttgtcagttgcatcatttgaaactattttctgccattttgtaagttgtctttttgttttcttttgggtttcctttgctgtgcaaaagcttgtcagtttgataaggtcccatgggtttatttttgctctaatttctattgctttgggagactgacctgagaaaatattcatgatgttgatgtcagagagtgttttgcctgtgttttcttctaggagtttgatggtgtcctgtcgtatatttaagtctttcagccatttggagtttatttttgtgcatggtgtgagggtgtgttctagtttcattcctttgcatgcagctgtccaggtttcccagcaatgcttgctgaatagactttccttttcccattttatgttcttgcctcccttgtcaaagattaattgaccataggtgtcagggtttatttccggattctctatcctgttccattggtctgtctgtctgttttgataccagtaccacactgttttggtgagtgtggctttgtagtatttcttgaagtctgggagagttatgcctcctgcttggtttttgttcctcaggattgctttggcgattctgggtcttttgtggttccatataaatgtttggattgtttgttctagttctgtgaaaaatgtcatgggtaatttgatagagattgcattgaatctgtagattgctttgggtaggatggccattttcacaatattgatttttccaatccgggaacatggaatatctttccatttctttacatcttctttgatttctttgattaaagttttatagttctcggcatataggtcctttacctctttggtcaggtgtattccgaggtatttgattttgtatggtacaattttaaaaggtatcgtatttttgtattccttttctaatgtttcattgctggtatacagaaatgcaactgacttctgaatgttcatcttatatcctgccactttgctgaatttattaatcagttcaaggagttttggggttgagtccttagggttttctaggtatagtatcatgtcatctgcatacagtgacagtttgatctcttctcttcctatatggatgccttttatttcttttgtttgtctaattgctgtggctaggacttccaaaacgatgttgaagagcagtggtgagagtgggcatccctgtcttgttccagatttgagtgagaaggctttcagtttttccccattgaggattatatttgctgtgggtttatcataaatggctttgattatattcaggaatgttccttctatacccactttggcgagggtcttgatcatgaatggatgttgaactttgtcaaatgctttttctgcgtctattgagatgatcatatggtttttgaccttttttttgttaatgtggtgtatgatgctgattgatttgcgtatgttgaaccatacttgtgaacctgggatgaacccaacctggtcatggtgtataatttttttgatatgttgttggattcggttggctaagattttgttgagaatttttgcatctatattcatcaatgatattgagcgatagttttcttttttggtggtatctctgcctggttttggaatgagggtgatggtggcctcatagaatgtctttgggagtattccttcttcttcaaccttttaaaagagtttaaggaggatgggcaccaattcctctttatatgtttgatagaattcacctgtgaagccatctggtcctggacttttatttgtagggagtgattttatgacctcttcaatttcatttctagtgatcggtctgttcaattggtctgtttctgcttgattcagttttggcaggttgtaagattctagaaaattgtgcatttcttccagattgtccaacttgttgccatacagttgttcatagtattctcttatggttttttgtatttctgctgtatccgttgtgatttctcctttttcatttataattttggtgatttgggttctttctctcctctttttagtgagtctggccaggggtttgtcaattttgttcaccttttcaaagaaccagctcttggttttattaattttctctgttgttttttgagtctctattttattgatttcttctttgatctttataatttccttccttctgctgactttaggacttctttgttctttttctaattcgtttaggtggagggttaagttgtcaatttgggatctttcttcttttttgagaaaggcctggattgctataaatttctctctgagcactgctttcgcagcatcccatagattttgagaggttgtgtcttcattatcatttgtttcaaggtagtttttaatttccttcttgatttcctcattgacccattggtttttgagtagcatgttgttgagtctccatgtagtaggttttttctctttgcttttcccatggttgatttctaatttcatggcattgtggtcagagaagatacttgagataatttctacgctcctaaatttattgagattcgctttgtgtcccaatatgtggtcgattcttgagaatgttccatgagcatttgagaagaatgtgtattctgatttttttggatgtagtgtcctgaagatatcaatgaagtctaacttttctattgtttcctttaggatctctgttgctttattggttttctgtctagaggatctgtccattgatgtgaggggggtatttaggtctcctactatgattgtattctcatcaa encodes the following:
- the COX6C gene encoding cytochrome c oxidase subunit 6C; protein product: MATSSLTKPQMRGLLAKRLRFHIVGAFIVSLGVATFYKFAVAEPRKKAYADFYRNYDSMKDFEEMRKAGIFQSAK